The Verrucomicrobium spinosum DSM 4136 = JCM 18804 genome includes a region encoding these proteins:
- a CDS encoding bile acid:sodium symporter family protein, with protein sequence MLKDLFDQYPHYHHFVASAQLVLAMLGMGIVTKTRDFVELVLEPKPMIAGVLYQVVGIPLLTAAMVFLVKFPPEVVVGFIIIAAMPGGSLSNIYTHLGRGNVALSVALSGVTTLLALVTAPLIMRLLAGDHLPPEITMPVGVVMREIFLFLLIPFGVGMSLARLFKNDGIAHLGSKWVVRLSLLFLAILVVGSLGSGRIDFSRYSARIPVAVLLYCLIIQIIMLRGSQYLLGFSARDAMALGIESSMKNTNLAVLISASLFGLEGQHAEYGAGVLFVLLLYGGVSLGVAGVPVLTHLRQTSKA encoded by the coding sequence ATGCTCAAAGACCTCTTCGACCAATACCCGCACTACCACCACTTCGTGGCCTCGGCGCAACTGGTGCTGGCCATGCTGGGCATGGGCATAGTGACGAAGACACGGGACTTTGTGGAGTTGGTGTTGGAGCCGAAGCCGATGATCGCGGGCGTCCTCTACCAAGTCGTGGGCATCCCGCTGCTGACGGCGGCGATGGTGTTCCTGGTGAAATTCCCGCCGGAGGTGGTGGTGGGGTTCATCATCATCGCGGCCATGCCGGGAGGGTCGTTGTCGAACATCTACACCCATCTGGGCCGGGGGAATGTGGCCCTTTCGGTGGCCCTCTCCGGAGTCACCACCCTCCTCGCCCTCGTGACCGCGCCGCTCATCATGAGGCTCCTGGCAGGCGATCACCTGCCCCCGGAAATCACCATGCCGGTGGGCGTGGTGATGCGGGAGATCTTCCTCTTTCTTTTGATCCCCTTCGGCGTGGGGATGTCGTTGGCGCGTCTGTTCAAGAATGATGGAATCGCCCACTTGGGGTCCAAGTGGGTCGTGCGCCTGAGTCTGCTCTTTCTCGCCATCCTCGTGGTGGGGTCGCTGGGGAGCGGTCGCATCGATTTCAGCCGCTACTCCGCCCGGATCCCCGTGGCCGTCTTGCTCTACTGCCTCATTATCCAGATCATCATGCTACGAGGCTCCCAGTACCTCCTGGGATTCTCCGCCCGGGATGCCATGGCCCTGGGCATCGAGTCGAGCATGAAGAACACCAACCTCGCCGTGCTCATCTCCGCCTCCCTCTTCGGCCTGGAGGGCCAGCACGCCGAGTACGGGGCCGGGGTGCTTTTCGTGCTCCTCCTCTACGGCGGCGTCAGCCTGGGCGTGGCCGGGGTGCCCGTGTTGACTCACCTGCGACAGACGAGCAAGGCATGA
- a CDS encoding DUF4328 domain-containing protein yields the protein MEKSYVYRSVEGLKVALIVLLALDMVLNVLSGGSSWMTIELLQRDYTVEEADMNDLREGVIGLVQLSLFIVTVIVFGVWIVRSHRNVRAFGDYLEISPGWAVGWFCIPFANLWKPYQAMKQLWQSSMPDRSHAPLLPIWWTLWVLSAFIGRISFKTSMKASSSYPCASSYSASS from the coding sequence ATGGAGAAATCGTACGTCTATCGTTCTGTCGAGGGCTTGAAGGTGGCGCTCATCGTCCTGCTGGCGCTGGACATGGTGCTCAATGTGCTCTCCGGCGGATCGAGCTGGATGACGATTGAGCTGCTCCAGCGTGACTACACGGTTGAAGAGGCGGACATGAACGACCTCCGCGAGGGGGTGATCGGCTTGGTCCAGTTGAGCCTCTTTATCGTCACGGTCATTGTCTTCGGGGTGTGGATCGTCCGATCTCACAGGAACGTCCGGGCCTTCGGCGACTACCTGGAGATCTCCCCCGGCTGGGCTGTGGGGTGGTTCTGCATTCCCTTCGCCAACCTCTGGAAACCCTACCAAGCCATGAAGCAGCTTTGGCAATCCAGCATGCCCGACCGCTCCCACGCCCCGCTGCTGCCGATCTGGTGGACGCTCTGGGTCCTTTCCGCCTTCATCGGCCGGATCAGTTTCAAGACCTCCATGAAGGCCAGTTCATCTTATCCTTGCGCAAGCTCATACAGTGCTTCTTCCTAA
- a CDS encoding AAA family ATPase encodes MRLVRVKVGPFRSINTTQTVEIDEAVTVLVGMNEAGKTVLLKALEKSADALSLEEFDPVEDYPRKELSAYLKRQVENPDVATELTYQLTPRELAVVNAMCHVELGKDFEFTVAHLYNNKTRTQIELDEKPALRALVSSVGLSTDAKTAISAATAVREVPEALSGVELTDVDSEVLSQLKERINKSERVSVVEHEVWQWLERRLPQFLYFGDYDLLPSKINLQDLKSRNAKAVSNPDHLTPGHRAVLALIRMADISIDDFADASGYEPLKAKLEAVSISLTDQIMEFWKQNEDLEVEVDIKSDAADEAPFNNGPNLYLRIKNRRHRGVSTPFGQRSRGFIWFFSFLVWFDSVKHQINGRFREDSSLILLLDEPGLALHALAQSDFLRYIDELSTKHQVLYTTHSPFMVHSDRLHQVRVVEDRDRIGTIVTGNILDSSSRTIFPLQAALGWTLAQNLFIGAKNLLVEGPSELLYLKIASTILESMMLTGLQNDITIVPVGGLDKVATFVALLAANDLKLAVLHDYAGNPDQRLSDLSRQKLILEKAILNVSQFRDANKVGVNSIPSDIEDLFESKLYLELFSKTFEKQLAGKMPVEADLPPGDRIVCRLERWLIDNDLKLRPSGGFNHYLVALTLASKPPKTLHGDSLKRFDALFRTLNGIYGS; translated from the coding sequence ATGAGACTCGTTCGCGTAAAAGTAGGGCCATTTCGCTCGATAAACACAACTCAAACGGTCGAGATTGATGAAGCTGTTACTGTGCTTGTGGGAATGAATGAGGCTGGGAAAACGGTCCTACTTAAAGCGTTGGAAAAGTCTGCGGATGCCCTTTCGTTAGAAGAATTCGATCCAGTTGAAGATTATCCGCGCAAGGAGCTTTCCGCGTACTTGAAGAGACAAGTGGAGAATCCGGACGTGGCAACAGAGCTTACTTATCAATTGACGCCTAGAGAATTGGCGGTCGTAAATGCCATGTGTCACGTTGAACTAGGGAAGGATTTTGAGTTTACAGTCGCACATTTATACAACAACAAGACTCGGACCCAGATTGAACTGGATGAGAAGCCCGCTCTTCGAGCGCTAGTATCTAGTGTCGGCCTAAGCACAGACGCAAAAACCGCGATCAGTGCTGCAACTGCGGTGAGGGAAGTTCCCGAAGCGTTGTCCGGAGTTGAACTGACAGACGTGGATTCAGAAGTTCTAAGTCAGTTGAAAGAGCGTATCAATAAGTCGGAGCGTGTTTCTGTAGTCGAGCACGAGGTTTGGCAATGGCTGGAAAGGCGCCTGCCCCAATTCCTCTACTTTGGTGACTACGATTTGCTTCCAAGCAAGATTAATCTACAAGACTTGAAAAGTCGCAATGCGAAGGCTGTGAGTAACCCTGATCATCTTACTCCGGGACATCGCGCAGTTCTGGCATTGATTCGGATGGCCGACATATCCATCGACGATTTTGCCGATGCAAGTGGATATGAACCCCTGAAGGCAAAGTTGGAAGCCGTGTCCATCTCGCTTACGGACCAGATAATGGAATTCTGGAAGCAGAACGAGGATCTTGAAGTTGAAGTTGACATCAAATCGGACGCAGCTGATGAGGCACCTTTCAACAACGGACCAAACCTTTACCTAAGAATCAAGAACCGCAGACATAGAGGCGTGAGCACACCGTTTGGGCAACGCAGCCGAGGATTTATTTGGTTCTTCAGCTTTCTGGTTTGGTTTGACAGCGTAAAACACCAAATTAATGGCAGGTTCAGAGAGGATTCTAGCTTGATCCTGCTGCTAGACGAACCGGGGTTGGCTCTTCACGCCCTCGCTCAAAGCGATTTCCTTAGATATATTGACGAATTATCGACGAAGCATCAGGTCCTTTACACGACCCATTCGCCATTTATGGTCCATTCTGACAGATTGCATCAGGTGCGAGTGGTCGAAGATAGAGACAGGATTGGAACTATCGTAACTGGGAATATATTAGATTCAAGCTCGAGGACTATCTTTCCTCTTCAAGCGGCGCTGGGGTGGACGCTTGCGCAAAATCTGTTCATTGGCGCAAAAAATCTCTTGGTTGAAGGACCCTCTGAGTTGTTGTACTTGAAGATCGCGTCCACCATTTTAGAAAGTATGATGCTAACAGGATTGCAAAATGACATCACCATCGTACCTGTAGGTGGACTGGACAAAGTGGCAACCTTCGTGGCCCTATTGGCGGCTAACGACCTAAAGCTGGCAGTGCTGCATGACTATGCGGGAAATCCAGATCAACGACTCAGCGATTTAAGTAGACAGAAGTTGATCCTAGAGAAGGCAATACTCAATGTGTCGCAGTTTCGAGATGCAAACAAGGTTGGTGTAAACAGTATACCTTCTGATATTGAGGATCTGTTTGAAAGTAAACTTTACCTGGAGCTGTTTAGCAAGACGTTTGAGAAGCAGTTGGCTGGGAAGATGCCTGTCGAAGCTGACCTGCCGCCCGGTGATCGTATTGTTTGCCGATTGGAGCGCTGGCTGATCGACAACGATCTGAAGCTTCGCCCTAGCGGCGGATTCAATCACTATCTTGTTGCTTTGACGCTCGCATCAAAGCCGCCAAAAACTCTTCATGGGGATTCTTTGAAAAGGTTCGATGCTCTGTTCAGAACTTTAAATGGCATTTATGGATCATAA
- a CDS encoding MAE_28990/MAE_18760 family HEPN-like nuclease — translation MFSVLSTQFRDSINDVKSVVGWQEDLRQLVHGALGAEHAQANTSLSLLNTKPPQKLAWQIFDHCAAVSRLYALFEQTICDLVTEYTGLLPTVVPKFSDLCDRSRNQLRIGIGTILTKWGPDKPLYSSIREESIAAGFADGLRGKPYHLLADAFLVSPENFRSTALGRLFSDLGFDDAISFARKYEGVRQFIETRLSSTETLESYLDLFVRTRNESSHGNISTIASAKQIIDYADFLCELFNAFAILLRSDILKRGTMTGQTQDVAEILHVYTGGIYGASARSNSKLTIGQRIYAGKKSISDATVLSLQIGRDSHSTLELKPGMEFGVSLDIPLKNGTHMYQWNP, via the coding sequence ATGTTTAGTGTGTTGTCCACACAATTTCGCGACTCCATCAACGATGTCAAAAGCGTAGTTGGTTGGCAGGAGGACTTGAGGCAGTTGGTACATGGGGCACTCGGAGCCGAACATGCTCAAGCAAACACCTCGTTATCCCTACTGAACACCAAGCCCCCACAGAAGTTGGCCTGGCAGATCTTCGATCATTGCGCCGCGGTGTCTCGGCTTTACGCCTTATTCGAACAAACCATTTGTGACCTAGTGACTGAATACACCGGATTACTCCCCACAGTTGTACCAAAGTTTTCAGACTTGTGCGACCGGTCGCGAAACCAACTCCGGATAGGAATTGGAACGATTCTAACAAAATGGGGGCCCGACAAACCATTATACTCCTCAATCAGGGAAGAATCCATTGCGGCCGGATTTGCCGATGGGTTACGAGGAAAGCCCTACCACCTTCTCGCAGATGCATTCTTAGTTAGTCCGGAGAACTTCCGCTCCACTGCCTTAGGCCGTCTATTCAGCGATCTAGGATTTGATGATGCAATATCCTTCGCACGAAAGTACGAAGGAGTACGGCAATTCATTGAGACCAGACTCTCCAGCACTGAAACACTGGAAAGTTACTTAGACTTGTTTGTGCGCACCCGGAACGAATCATCTCATGGAAACATCTCGACAATCGCAAGCGCAAAACAGATTATTGACTACGCCGACTTCCTTTGTGAACTCTTCAATGCATTTGCGATATTGCTCCGTTCTGACATTTTGAAACGAGGGACAATGACAGGCCAAACTCAAGATGTTGCCGAAATCCTCCACGTCTACACAGGGGGAATTTACGGCGCATCAGCCCGTAGCAATTCTAAACTCACAATCGGTCAACGGATTTACGCGGGAAAGAAATCCATTAGCGATGCAACTGTACTGTCACTCCAGATCGGTAGAGACTCACACTCAACCCTCGAACTGAAACCCGGCATGGAGTTCGGAGTCAGCCTGGACATACCCCTCAAAAATGGCACGCACATGTACCAATGGAATCCGTAG
- a CDS encoding DUF262 domain-containing protein, with protein sequence MMKEFSPTEVTMWQDLPASDSGESSDSQINAKYAKRELRIVTETNREQLPNFVAALERTGWMKLQPFYQRRQRWSDERKSKLIESFIMNVPVPPCFLYESDFARYEVMDGQQRISAIWDFYTNRFRLKGLEQWPELNGRIYDNLPSEIKRGLDRRSISYVVLLRESASSSDDEMILRQQVFERLNTGGVELESQEIRHCIYHNDFDKLIIELCQHPAMRRAWKLPLYSADEETNPSPILLKTPQYTKMRDAEFVLRFFALRHAKHYRGGMQTFLDQYMVRSRRFTGVDITHLAQLFVSTIELAESIFGKLLFRPWNDKKRSWANQPQLAYADAVMVGLSSHIEDRDRLIQHREELISASKQLVVDSPAGTFTGQRNTKDAVLERINVYSKMLETFLSSKPERHV encoded by the coding sequence ATGATGAAAGAGTTCTCCCCAACAGAAGTCACAATGTGGCAAGATTTACCGGCGTCAGATTCAGGCGAATCCAGCGATTCTCAAATTAACGCAAAATATGCAAAGCGCGAGTTGAGGATTGTCACGGAAACGAACCGGGAACAACTGCCGAACTTTGTTGCAGCACTTGAGCGCACTGGGTGGATGAAACTTCAGCCCTTCTATCAGCGCCGACAGCGATGGAGCGATGAAAGGAAATCGAAGTTAATCGAGTCATTCATCATGAATGTACCTGTCCCCCCGTGTTTCTTGTATGAGTCCGACTTTGCGAGATATGAAGTAATGGATGGCCAGCAAAGAATCTCTGCAATTTGGGACTTTTATACGAATCGCTTTAGACTCAAAGGTTTGGAACAATGGCCAGAGCTCAACGGTCGCATCTACGACAACCTACCATCAGAGATAAAGCGGGGCTTGGACAGACGCTCCATTTCCTATGTAGTACTCCTTCGAGAATCCGCTTCAAGCAGCGATGACGAAATGATCCTTCGCCAACAGGTGTTTGAAAGACTGAATACCGGAGGGGTTGAATTGGAAAGCCAAGAGATTAGACATTGCATTTATCATAATGACTTCGACAAACTCATCATTGAGCTGTGTCAACACCCTGCAATGCGACGAGCCTGGAAGCTCCCTTTGTACTCTGCTGACGAAGAAACCAACCCATCACCCATACTGCTTAAGACACCTCAATACACAAAAATGCGGGATGCCGAATTTGTGCTTCGCTTCTTCGCATTGCGTCACGCGAAGCACTACAGGGGTGGCATGCAGACCTTTCTTGATCAATACATGGTAAGAAGCAGGCGATTCACTGGAGTCGACATAACTCATCTTGCACAACTCTTTGTATCAACTATTGAGCTTGCGGAGAGCATTTTCGGCAAACTTCTATTTCGCCCGTGGAACGATAAGAAACGATCGTGGGCCAATCAACCTCAACTGGCATATGCGGATGCAGTCATGGTAGGCTTAAGCTCGCACATAGAGGACCGAGATAGACTCATACAGCATCGCGAAGAACTTATTAGCGCGTCAAAACAGCTTGTTGTAGACAGTCCCGCAGGCACGTTTACGGGGCAACGAAACACAAAGGACGCAGTACTGGAGCGCATCAACGTCTATTCTAAAATGTTGGAAACCTTCTTATCTTCAAAGCCTGAACGACATGTTTAG
- the thiC gene encoding phosphomethylpyrimidine synthase ThiC has translation MIATKNSFEPHSSEQLPNSTRVYVEGQLHPDVRVPMREIAVSPTKTFSGKIEENAAVRVYDCSGPWGDPAFTGTAEEGLPALRAKWIADRQDVEEYDGREVKPQDNGYLSGKHAEYASKAERNRLIEFPGLHGERRKPLRASAGHPVTQLWYARQGIITPEMEYIAIRENMKVALASSQCGQQASSLRIADQKDDILRNDLHKQHAGSTQLGTGNPYTPSIFGRFPQRIPTEITPEFVREEVASGRAIIPANINHPELEPMIIGRNFLVKINANIGNSAVASSIEEEVEKMRWATKWGADTVMDLSTGKNIHATREWILRNSPVPIGTVPIYQALEKVNGKAEDLTWELFRDTLIEQAEQGVDYFTIHAGVLLRFVPMTASRMTGIVSRGGSIMAKWCLAHHKENFLYTHWDDICDIMAAYDVSFSIGDGLRPGSIADANDKAQFGELEVQGELTKRAWAKGVQVMNEGPGHVPMHMIEENMAKQLEWCHEAPFYTLGPLTTDIAPGYDHITSGIGAAMIGWYGCAMLCYVTPKEHLGLPNKKDVKDGVITYKIAAHAADLAKGHPGAQYRDNALSKARFEFRWEDQFNLSLDPTTAREFHDETLPQEGAKTAHFCSMCGPHFCSMKITEDVRKYAAEQGLAEEEALKVGMAKKSKEFVEAGAEVYNPA, from the coding sequence ATGATTGCTACCAAGAACTCCTTCGAGCCCCACAGCAGCGAACAACTGCCCAACAGCACCCGCGTTTACGTCGAAGGCCAGTTGCACCCGGATGTCCGCGTGCCCATGCGGGAGATCGCGGTATCGCCCACGAAGACCTTCAGCGGGAAGATCGAGGAGAACGCCGCGGTGCGCGTGTATGACTGCTCCGGCCCTTGGGGTGACCCTGCCTTCACCGGCACCGCCGAAGAAGGCCTGCCCGCCCTTCGCGCCAAGTGGATTGCGGACCGCCAGGACGTCGAGGAGTACGATGGCCGCGAGGTGAAGCCCCAGGACAACGGCTACCTTTCCGGCAAGCATGCCGAGTACGCCAGCAAGGCGGAGCGCAACCGCTTGATCGAGTTCCCCGGCCTCCATGGCGAGCGCCGCAAGCCCCTCCGCGCCAGCGCCGGCCACCCCGTTACCCAGCTCTGGTATGCCAGGCAGGGCATCATCACGCCCGAGATGGAGTACATCGCCATCCGTGAGAACATGAAAGTGGCACTGGCTTCCAGCCAGTGTGGTCAGCAGGCTTCCAGCCTGCGCATCGCAGACCAGAAGGACGACATCCTGCGCAACGACCTCCACAAGCAGCATGCGGGCTCCACCCAGCTTGGCACCGGCAACCCGTATACGCCGTCGATTTTCGGCCGCTTCCCGCAGCGCATCCCCACCGAAATCACCCCTGAGTTCGTCCGCGAGGAAGTCGCCTCCGGTCGCGCCATCATCCCGGCCAACATCAACCACCCGGAACTCGAGCCCATGATCATCGGGCGCAACTTCCTGGTGAAGATCAACGCCAACATCGGCAACTCCGCCGTAGCCTCCAGCATTGAGGAGGAGGTGGAAAAGATGCGCTGGGCCACCAAGTGGGGCGCAGACACGGTCATGGACCTGTCCACTGGCAAGAACATCCACGCCACGCGCGAGTGGATCCTGCGCAACAGCCCCGTACCGATCGGCACCGTGCCCATCTACCAGGCGCTGGAGAAGGTCAACGGCAAGGCTGAAGACCTCACCTGGGAGCTCTTCCGGGATACCCTCATCGAGCAGGCCGAGCAAGGTGTGGACTACTTCACCATCCATGCCGGCGTCCTCCTGCGGTTCGTGCCCATGACGGCCAGCCGCATGACCGGCATCGTCAGCCGCGGCGGGAGCATCATGGCCAAGTGGTGCCTCGCCCATCACAAGGAGAATTTCCTCTACACCCACTGGGATGACATCTGCGACATCATGGCCGCCTATGACGTCAGCTTCAGCATCGGCGACGGCCTCCGCCCCGGCTCCATCGCGGACGCCAATGACAAGGCCCAGTTTGGCGAACTCGAAGTTCAGGGCGAGCTCACGAAGCGCGCCTGGGCCAAGGGCGTCCAGGTCATGAACGAAGGCCCCGGCCACGTGCCCATGCACATGATCGAGGAGAACATGGCCAAGCAGCTTGAGTGGTGCCACGAGGCCCCCTTCTACACCCTCGGGCCCCTCACCACCGACATCGCCCCCGGCTACGACCACATCACCAGCGGCATCGGTGCCGCCATGATCGGCTGGTACGGCTGCGCCATGCTCTGCTACGTCACCCCCAAGGAGCACCTCGGCCTCCCCAATAAGAAGGACGTCAAGGACGGCGTCATCACCTACAAGATCGCCGCCCACGCCGCCGACCTCGCCAAAGGCCACCCCGGGGCCCAGTACCGCGACAACGCCCTCAGCAAGGCCCGCTTCGAGTTCCGCTGGGAAGACCAGTTCAACTTGAGCCTCGACCCCACCACCGCCCGCGAGTTCCACGACGAAACCCTCCCCCAGGAAGGCGCCAAAACCGCCCACTTCTGCTCCATGTGCGGCCCGCATTTCTGCAGCATGAAGATCACCGAAGACGTGCGCAAGTACGCGGCAGAACAGGGCTTGGCCGAGGAAGAGGCGCTAAAGGTGGGGATGGCGAAGAAGTCGAAGGAGTTTGTGGAGGCCGGTGCAGAGGTTTATAATCCGGCATAG
- a CDS encoding ThuA domain-containing protein, whose protein sequence is MRSRSHTLFPARLTLSRRLFLPFAGAAAMAALGLGGAVPTVSAKDKTKIVILAGEKSHPSGQHEFAAGAKLLAKALNEQSGLDVEAVVVTNGWPKDESVFNGAKAVVCYADGGGKHPFVAHLPAVEALSQKGVGIMCMHYAVEVVPGQAGEPFKKWIGGFYEGQYSVNPHWDADTEANKEHPVSRGVKPVKVHDEWYFRMRFAEPSTATSLLTATPTRERIKRYIHWNPGADGELGKPQTLMWGVQRPDGGRGVGFTGGHWHRNWALDDFRKLVLNGIVWTAGLEVPEGGVKSNPVTEAQLNENLDAKEPMVHVKLPAAEDFNLPMAVPKQ, encoded by the coding sequence ATGCGTTCTCGTTCCCATACCCTTTTCCCTGCTCGTCTGACTCTTTCCCGACGTCTGTTTTTGCCTTTTGCCGGGGCGGCTGCGATGGCGGCGCTGGGCCTGGGGGGGGCGGTGCCGACGGTTTCGGCCAAGGACAAGACGAAGATCGTGATCCTGGCCGGGGAGAAGAGCCATCCGAGCGGTCAGCATGAGTTTGCCGCCGGGGCGAAGCTCTTGGCGAAGGCGCTCAATGAGCAGAGTGGTCTGGATGTCGAGGCCGTGGTGGTGACGAACGGCTGGCCGAAGGACGAGTCGGTTTTCAACGGGGCCAAGGCGGTGGTCTGCTACGCGGACGGCGGTGGCAAGCACCCATTTGTGGCGCATCTCCCGGCGGTGGAGGCCTTGTCCCAGAAGGGCGTGGGCATCATGTGCATGCACTATGCGGTGGAAGTGGTGCCAGGCCAGGCAGGCGAGCCTTTCAAGAAGTGGATCGGCGGATTTTACGAAGGCCAGTACTCGGTGAACCCACACTGGGACGCCGATACGGAGGCGAACAAGGAGCACCCGGTGAGCCGTGGGGTGAAGCCTGTGAAGGTGCACGACGAGTGGTACTTCCGCATGCGGTTCGCTGAGCCTTCGACGGCAACCTCGCTGTTGACGGCGACGCCGACGCGCGAGCGGATCAAGCGGTACATTCACTGGAATCCCGGTGCTGACGGCGAGTTGGGCAAACCGCAGACGCTCATGTGGGGCGTGCAGCGTCCCGATGGCGGTCGCGGTGTGGGCTTCACTGGCGGTCACTGGCACCGCAACTGGGCGCTGGATGACTTCCGCAAGCTGGTGCTGAACGGGATCGTCTGGACGGCTGGCCTGGAAGTGCCCGAAGGCGGGGTGAAATCCAACCCTGTGACCGAGGCGCAGTTGAACGAGAATCTGGATGCCAAGGAGCCGATGGTGCATGTGAAGCTGCCGGCGGCGGAGGATTTTAATCTGCCGATGGCGGTTCCAAAGCAGTGA